One part of the Coffea eugenioides isolate CCC68of chromosome 10, Ceug_1.0, whole genome shotgun sequence genome encodes these proteins:
- the LOC113750582 gene encoding protein ALP1-like, giving the protein MDNDGHIQGGQLDDELDDEELDNILMYVVLLGFMFFFQDTHQQVPRRRRVRDSALSGRDYVVEIINGHEDRIIQNMRLDVPQFLLLCDLLLNRGYWHAYPSQRVGVHESVALTLMCLSHDERHRVLAERFQHSTETIDRHVHRVLRALVRLGRDLVRPRNVDDTHPRILNNGLLMPWFRDCVGALDGTHVSAWCRAEVRERFRNRHGDLSQNILAACDHDMRFVFVRVGWEGSAHDARILQETLLDPASGFPMPPQGKYYAVDAAYRNMPGFMAPFRGARGTPHERAAKALFNRRHASVRNIIERTFGVLKKRFPILKGPMQNYLIATQNNIVLPCCALHNFMRDYVPNDEYFNEEAINGAFADAHIAGEQVQMGQPIDMSQQGIDNWNEDRRAMAAHMYVNANN; this is encoded by the exons ATGGACAACGATGGGCACATTCAAGGAGGTCAACTGGATGACGAGCTAGATGATGAGGAGCTCGACAACATCCTTATGTACGTCGTATTATTGGGTTTCATGTTCTTTTTCCAGGATACACATCAGCAGGTCCCAAGAAGACGAAGAGTACGAGATAGCGCGCTGTCAGGGAGAGATTATGTGGTTGAGATTATTAACGGACATGAAGACCGAATTATTCAGAATATGCGCTTGGAtgttcctcaattccttttGTTGTGCGATTTATTGCTTAATCGGGGTTACTGGCATGCATATCCTTCTCAAAGAGTGGGGGTACATGAATCCGTTGCTTTAACCCTAATGTGCCTGAGCCATGATGAGCGGCACCGGGTATTAGCCGAGCGGTTCCAGCACTCAACGGAGACGATTGATCGACACGTTCATCGTGTCTTACGAGCTTTGGTTCGGCTAGGTCGTGATCTCGTTAGGCCAAGAAACGTCGATGACACGCATCCTCGGATCTTGAACAATGGTTTGCTCATGCCGTGGTTCCGA GATTGTGTGGGAGCTTTAGATGGGACCCACGTATCCGCTTGGTGCAGAGCAGAGGTAAGAGAGAGGTTCAGAAATCGGCATGGCGACTTATCCCAGAATATACTTGCTGCCTGCGATCATGATATGCGGTTTGTCTTTGTTCGGGTCGGCTGGGAGGGTAGTGCTCATGATGCCAGAATTCTCCAAGAGACCTTGCTTGATCCGGCCTCAGGATTTCCAATGCCACCGCAAG GAAAATATTATGCAGTAGATGCTGCCTACAGAAATATGCCGGGGTTTATGGCTCCGTTTAGGGGTGCACGTGGCACACCTCATGAGCGAGCAGCTAAAGCGCTGTTCAATAGGCGACATGCATCAGTTAGGAATATTATTGAGCGTACATTTGGAGTTCTTAAGAAGCGATTTCCAATACTCAAAGGTCCAATGCAGAACTACCTGATAGCAACGCAAAATAATATTGTGCTTCCATGTTGTGCTCTTCACAATTTTATGCGCGATTATGTGCCGAATGATGAGTACTTCAATGAAGAAGCGATCAATGGTGCCTTTGCAGATGCACACATAGCAGGGGAACAAGTGCAGATGGGTCAACCTATCGATATGTCGCAGCAGGGCATAGATAACTGGAATGAAGATCGGCGGGCAATGGCGGCGCACATGTATGTGAATGCTAATAACTAG